In Micromonospora sp. WMMA1363, a genomic segment contains:
- a CDS encoding DUF3515 family protein has protein sequence MADATRDDTAAPAGPELPGRDRSTRNAALIATAVALPVTVLVGALAFARLAPEQPVAEPSPSAAAPRTQSTTPVEMAAPALAERPATVCRALLSQLPPALRNLPQRPVTKGAEQNAAYGDPALTVACGGAEPTVADTDDVWLVNKVCWYGREESDATVLTTLDRETAITVRVPRGYEQPLQWVSPISDTIVASVPSNDDTPTGCRPA, from the coding sequence ATGGCCGACGCCACCCGCGACGACACCGCAGCGCCCGCCGGCCCCGAGCTGCCCGGCCGGGACCGGTCCACCCGGAACGCCGCCCTGATCGCGACGGCGGTAGCGCTGCCGGTGACCGTGCTGGTGGGCGCGCTCGCGTTCGCCCGGCTCGCGCCGGAGCAGCCGGTGGCCGAGCCGAGCCCGTCGGCGGCTGCGCCCCGGACGCAGTCCACCACTCCGGTCGAGATGGCCGCGCCGGCCCTGGCCGAGCGCCCGGCGACGGTCTGCCGGGCCCTGCTCTCCCAGCTGCCACCGGCCCTCCGGAACCTGCCGCAGCGGCCGGTGACAAAGGGCGCGGAGCAGAACGCCGCCTACGGCGACCCCGCGCTCACCGTCGCCTGCGGCGGCGCCGAGCCGACCGTGGCGGACACCGACGACGTCTGGCTGGTCAACAAGGTCTGCTGGTACGGCCGGGAGGAGAGCGACGCCACCGTGCTGACCACCCTCGACCGGGAGACCGCGATCACGGTCCGGGTACCCCGCGGGTACGAACAGCCATTGCAGTGGGTCTCCCCCATCTCCGACACGATCGTCGCCTCGGTCCCCTCCAACGACGACACCCCAACCGGCTGCCGCCCAGCCTGA
- a CDS encoding Lrp/AsnC ligand binding domain-containing protein: MVQAYILIQTEVGRARDVAGEIANISGVVRVDAVTGPYDVVVLCEANTVDELGNLIVSRVQLVPGITRTLTCSVVRL; encoded by the coding sequence GTGGTTCAGGCGTACATCCTCATCCAGACAGAGGTCGGCCGGGCGCGTGACGTGGCCGGCGAGATCGCGAACATCTCCGGCGTGGTACGCGTCGACGCCGTCACCGGGCCCTACGACGTGGTCGTGCTCTGCGAGGCGAACACCGTCGACGAGCTCGGCAACCTCATCGTCAGCAGGGTGCAGCTGGTGCCTGGCATCACTCGCACCCTCACGTGTTCGGTGGTGCGCCTGTAA
- a CDS encoding thiamine-phosphate kinase: protein MSERGVGVPEVGEFGLIDRVTARLSYGSTVLLGPGDDAAVVAAPDTRVVASTDVLVEGRHFRRDWSTAWDVGHRAAAANLADVAAMGARPTALLVALCMPPDLTTGWAEDLADGLGAEAATVGASVVGGDMSASPTLTIAVTALGDLAGRAPVTRSGARPGDVVALAGRTGYAAAGLTVLSRGFRTPRLLVEAYRRPEVPYAAGPTAAVAGATAMIDVSDGLVADLGHVARASGVAVDLSRDAFEVPRQMGDVAQALGVDPYTWLLAGGDDHALVATFPPAVPLPVGWRPIGAAATGSGVTVDGHPWEGPAGWDHFR, encoded by the coding sequence GTGAGCGAGCGCGGCGTGGGCGTCCCGGAGGTGGGAGAGTTCGGCCTGATCGACCGGGTGACCGCCCGGTTGTCGTACGGATCGACCGTTCTGCTCGGTCCCGGCGACGACGCGGCCGTGGTGGCCGCCCCGGACACCCGGGTCGTCGCCTCGACCGACGTGCTCGTGGAGGGGCGACACTTCCGGCGCGACTGGTCCACCGCCTGGGACGTCGGTCACCGGGCGGCGGCGGCGAACCTGGCCGACGTCGCGGCGATGGGAGCCCGGCCGACCGCTCTGCTGGTCGCCCTCTGTATGCCGCCGGACCTGACCACCGGCTGGGCCGAGGACCTGGCAGACGGGTTGGGCGCCGAGGCGGCCACGGTGGGTGCCAGCGTGGTGGGTGGCGACATGTCGGCGAGCCCGACCCTGACCATCGCGGTGACCGCGCTCGGCGACCTGGCCGGCCGGGCGCCGGTCACCCGGTCCGGGGCCCGGCCTGGGGACGTGGTTGCCCTCGCCGGTCGGACCGGCTACGCGGCGGCCGGGCTGACCGTGCTGTCTCGGGGGTTCCGGACGCCCCGGCTGCTCGTCGAGGCGTACCGGCGGCCCGAGGTGCCGTACGCTGCCGGACCGACGGCGGCCGTGGCCGGCGCGACGGCCATGATCGACGTATCCGACGGGCTGGTGGCCGACCTCGGGCACGTGGCCAGGGCCAGCGGCGTCGCCGTCGACCTGAGCCGAGATGCGTTCGAGGTGCCTCGGCAGATGGGCGACGTCGCCCAGGCGCTGGGCGTCGATCCGTACACCTGGCTGCTGGCTGGGGGAGACGACCACGCGCTTGTCGCGACCTTCCCCCCGGCGGTGCCGTTGCCGGTGGGTTGGCGGCCGATCGGGGCGGCCGCCACCGGTTCCGGCGTGACGGTGGACGGCCACCCGTGGGAGGGCCCAGCCGGTTGGGACCACTTCCGCTGA
- a CDS encoding GNAT family N-acetyltransferase, producing MSQIEIRATRFDTPESQMLIRAALADLGQRYGGSGDDTPVDPAEFEPPDGAFLVALLDGRPVGCAGWRSHGETGDTAELKRMYVAPQGRGRGVARAVLAAVECSAREQGRKRIVLECGDRQPEAIALYSSSGYERIPNFGFYKDAPGCISFGRTL from the coding sequence GTGAGCCAGATCGAGATCCGCGCTACCCGCTTCGACACGCCCGAGTCGCAGATGCTGATCCGGGCGGCCCTCGCCGACCTCGGCCAGCGGTACGGGGGCAGCGGCGACGACACTCCGGTCGACCCGGCCGAGTTCGAGCCGCCGGATGGGGCGTTCCTGGTCGCGCTGCTCGACGGGCGGCCGGTCGGCTGCGCCGGGTGGCGCAGCCACGGCGAGACGGGTGACACCGCCGAGCTGAAACGGATGTACGTGGCGCCGCAGGGGCGGGGCCGAGGCGTGGCCCGGGCGGTCCTGGCAGCGGTGGAGTGCTCGGCGCGGGAGCAGGGCCGCAAGCGGATCGTCCTGGAGTGCGGGGACCGGCAGCCCGAAGCGATCGCCCTGTACTCCTCGTCCGGTTACGAGCGCATCCCGAACTTCGGCTTCTACAAGGACGCCCCAGGCTGCATCTCGTTCGGCCGCACCCTCTAG
- the rpmB gene encoding 50S ribosomal protein L28 produces the protein MASVCDVCGKGPGFGHNVSHSHRRTNRRWNPNIQSVRTPAGGGNTKKMQVCTSCIKAGKVTRA, from the coding sequence GTGGCTAGCGTGTGCGACGTCTGTGGCAAGGGACCGGGCTTCGGCCACAACGTGTCCCACTCGCACCGGCGGACCAACCGCCGCTGGAACCCGAACATCCAGTCGGTGCGTACCCCGGCCGGTGGTGGCAACACCAAGAAGATGCAGGTCTGCACCTCATGCATCAAGGCCGGCAAGGTCACCCGCGCCTGA
- a CDS encoding DAK2 domain-containing protein codes for MLDTLDAAAVRRWCVGGLATLKRHQGEVDDLNVYPVPDGDTGTNLVLTLTAAQQALATDPDPLPGDRSTPHGHALRLMARGALLGARGNSGVIVSQILRGFADTAAAAPAVRGRELAGALRDATVAAYAAVATPVEGTLLTVMAAAAGAAEQADSDDLCTVARAAAAGAGRALRRTPEQLPALARAGVVDAGGQGLCLLLDALVEVVTGERPAHPQPAPRPVRPPTTAALESGSVAYAYEVQYLLDAEPAAVARLREELAALGDSLVVVGDGVASGGTWNVHVHVNDVGAAIEAGVAAGRPHRITVTRFADQIATVPVPDSPPPVPGSRAAVVVAAGAGIAELFAAEGATVVPGDHPSVGELVDAIRATGAARVVVLPNDPDTQAVANAAASQVHRLGVEVSVVPTRSPVQALAALAVRDPGRRFSDDVIAMAEAAGACRYAEVCHAGREALTVAGQCRPGDVLALVDGEVHLIGSDLVDTCTAVVDRMLGGGGELLTLLSGADAPAGLTDAVRAHVARSWPFVEVHAYPGGQPHHPLLVGVE; via the coding sequence GTGCTGGACACCCTCGACGCCGCCGCGGTTCGCCGGTGGTGCGTGGGCGGGCTGGCCACGCTCAAGCGGCACCAGGGCGAGGTCGACGACCTGAACGTCTACCCGGTGCCCGACGGCGACACCGGCACCAACCTGGTCCTCACCCTCACGGCGGCGCAACAGGCGCTGGCGACGGACCCCGACCCGCTCCCCGGCGACCGGTCCACCCCGCACGGGCACGCGCTGCGGCTGATGGCCCGGGGTGCGCTGCTCGGCGCCCGGGGCAACTCAGGGGTGATCGTGTCGCAGATCCTGCGCGGCTTCGCCGACACGGCGGCGGCCGCCCCCGCGGTGCGGGGCCGGGAGTTGGCCGGTGCGCTGCGGGATGCCACCGTCGCCGCGTACGCCGCCGTCGCCACCCCGGTCGAGGGGACGCTGCTCACCGTCATGGCCGCCGCCGCCGGGGCCGCCGAGCAGGCCGACAGCGACGACCTGTGCACGGTGGCCCGGGCCGCGGCGGCCGGGGCGGGGCGGGCGTTGCGCCGCACCCCGGAGCAACTGCCCGCGCTGGCCCGGGCCGGCGTCGTCGACGCCGGCGGCCAGGGGCTCTGCCTGCTCCTCGACGCCCTGGTCGAGGTGGTCACCGGGGAGCGCCCGGCGCACCCGCAGCCCGCGCCGCGCCCGGTCCGCCCGCCGACCACCGCAGCTCTGGAGTCCGGCTCGGTGGCATACGCGTACGAGGTGCAGTACCTGCTCGACGCCGAGCCGGCGGCGGTGGCCCGGCTGCGGGAGGAACTGGCCGCCCTGGGCGATTCGCTGGTGGTCGTCGGCGACGGCGTCGCGTCCGGCGGCACGTGGAACGTTCATGTGCACGTCAACGACGTGGGCGCGGCGATCGAGGCGGGGGTGGCCGCCGGGCGTCCACACCGGATCACGGTGACCCGTTTCGCCGACCAGATCGCGACCGTTCCGGTGCCGGATTCGCCGCCGCCCGTGCCGGGCAGCCGGGCCGCCGTGGTGGTGGCCGCGGGGGCCGGCATCGCCGAGCTGTTCGCCGCCGAGGGGGCGACCGTGGTGCCCGGCGACCATCCGTCCGTCGGCGAGCTGGTCGACGCGATCCGCGCGACCGGGGCCGCCCGGGTGGTGGTGTTGCCCAACGACCCGGACACGCAGGCCGTGGCGAACGCCGCGGCGAGCCAGGTGCACCGGCTGGGCGTCGAGGTCAGCGTCGTGCCGACCCGGTCGCCGGTGCAGGCGCTGGCCGCCCTCGCCGTGCGCGACCCGGGCCGGCGCTTCTCCGACGACGTGATCGCGATGGCCGAGGCGGCCGGCGCGTGCCGGTACGCGGAGGTCTGCCACGCCGGCCGGGAGGCGCTCACCGTCGCCGGCCAGTGCCGGCCGGGCGACGTGCTCGCCCTGGTCGACGGTGAGGTCCATCTCATCGGCTCCGACCTGGTGGACACCTGCACCGCGGTGGTCGACCGGATGCTCGGCGGCGGCGGTGAGCTGCTCACCCTGCTGTCCGGGGCGGACGCCCCGGCCGGCCTGACCGACGCGGTTCGCGCGCACGTCGCCCGGTCCTGGCCGTTCGTCGAGGTGCACGCCTATCCGGGTGGCCAGCCGCACCACCCGCTCCTGGTGGGGGTCGAATGA
- the recG gene encoding ATP-dependent DNA helicase RecG: MTSDPATVDTPLKKLVGEKTAKALAGQLDLHTAGDLLYHVPRRYDERGEHTDIRSLDVGEQVTVLAQVQRTAVRPMRQRRGNLLEVTVGDDSGGTLALTFFGNQVWRERDLRPGRWGLFAGKVTEFRGRRQLNSPEYVLLGSGGEGEAAVTEEVEEFAGALIPVYPAAAAVPTWVIARCVRVVLDTVAPPEDPLPAPVRATRNLVGLGTALREIHRPSSKEALYRARRRLKWDEAFAVQLTLVQRKHRAAARPARPRPARSDGLLDAFDGRLPYELTRGQHDVGTEIAADLATAHPMHRLLQGEVGSGKTVVALRAMLQVVDAGGQAALLAPTEVLAAQHHRGIRDLLGPLGRAGELDSAEQATRVELVTGSLGAAARRRALAEVRGGAAGIVLGTHALLYEGVDFADLGLVVVDEQHRFGVEQRDALRAKADQPPHVLVMTATPIPRTVAMTVYGDLEVSTLSQLPRGRSPIASHVVPAAEKPAFLDRAWRRLREEAAAGHQAYVVCPRIGSGPQGEEEEPPAEDDTGRRPPLAVTEVAPLLAEGPLHGLRIGVLHGRLPADEKDAVMRAFAAGDLDVLVATTVVEVGVDVPNATVMIVLDADRFGASQLHQLRGRVGRGSAAGLCLLVTEATEGSSARERLDAVASTTDGFKLAELDLEQRREGDVLGATQSGRRSHLRLLSLLRDADLIRDARAEAITLVEEDSTLARHPALAASVAALVDADRAEYLEKG, encoded by the coding sequence ATGACGTCCGATCCGGCCACGGTCGACACCCCGCTGAAGAAGCTCGTCGGCGAGAAGACGGCGAAGGCCCTCGCCGGCCAGCTCGATCTGCACACCGCGGGCGACCTGCTCTATCACGTCCCCCGGCGGTACGACGAGCGCGGCGAGCACACCGACATCCGCTCGCTCGACGTCGGTGAGCAGGTCACCGTGCTGGCCCAGGTGCAGCGCACCGCTGTCCGGCCGATGCGGCAGCGCCGGGGAAACCTGCTGGAGGTGACCGTCGGCGACGACTCCGGTGGCACGCTCGCCCTGACGTTCTTCGGCAACCAGGTGTGGCGCGAGCGGGACCTGCGCCCTGGCCGGTGGGGTCTGTTCGCCGGCAAGGTCACCGAGTTCCGGGGCAGGCGGCAGCTCAACAGCCCGGAGTACGTGCTGCTCGGCTCCGGCGGCGAGGGCGAGGCAGCCGTCACCGAGGAGGTCGAGGAGTTCGCCGGCGCGCTGATCCCGGTCTACCCGGCCGCCGCGGCCGTGCCGACGTGGGTGATCGCCCGCTGTGTCCGGGTCGTGCTGGACACGGTGGCCCCGCCGGAGGACCCGCTGCCGGCCCCGGTGCGGGCCACCCGCAACCTGGTCGGGCTCGGCACCGCGCTGCGGGAGATCCACCGCCCGTCCAGCAAGGAGGCGCTCTACCGGGCCCGGCGCCGGCTCAAGTGGGACGAGGCGTTCGCCGTGCAGCTCACCCTGGTGCAGCGCAAGCACCGGGCGGCTGCCCGCCCGGCCCGGCCCCGGCCCGCCAGGTCCGACGGTCTGCTCGACGCGTTCGACGGCCGGCTGCCGTACGAGCTGACCCGTGGCCAGCACGACGTGGGCACCGAGATCGCGGCGGACCTGGCCACCGCGCACCCGATGCACCGGCTGCTGCAGGGTGAGGTCGGCTCCGGCAAGACGGTCGTCGCGCTGCGCGCGATGCTCCAGGTGGTCGACGCGGGTGGGCAGGCCGCCCTGCTCGCTCCGACCGAGGTGCTCGCCGCGCAGCACCACCGGGGCATCCGCGACCTGCTCGGTCCGCTGGGGCGGGCCGGCGAGTTGGACTCCGCCGAGCAGGCCACCCGGGTGGAGCTGGTCACCGGTTCGCTCGGCGCGGCGGCCCGGCGGCGGGCGCTGGCCGAGGTGCGCGGCGGCGCCGCCGGCATCGTGCTGGGCACGCACGCGCTGCTGTATGAGGGTGTCGACTTCGCCGACCTCGGCCTGGTCGTGGTGGACGAGCAGCACCGGTTCGGTGTCGAGCAGCGGGACGCGCTGCGGGCCAAGGCCGACCAGCCGCCGCACGTGCTGGTCATGACCGCCACGCCGATCCCGCGCACGGTCGCCATGACCGTCTACGGCGACCTGGAGGTGTCCACGCTCTCCCAGCTGCCGCGGGGGCGTTCGCCGATCGCGTCGCATGTGGTGCCGGCCGCGGAGAAGCCGGCCTTCCTGGATCGGGCCTGGCGCCGGCTGCGTGAGGAGGCCGCCGCCGGCCACCAGGCGTACGTGGTGTGCCCGCGGATCGGCTCCGGGCCGCAGGGCGAGGAGGAGGAGCCGCCGGCGGAGGACGACACCGGGCGACGGCCGCCGCTGGCGGTGACCGAGGTGGCACCGCTACTGGCCGAGGGGCCGTTGCACGGGCTGCGGATCGGCGTGCTGCACGGCCGGCTGCCGGCCGACGAGAAGGATGCGGTGATGCGCGCCTTCGCCGCCGGCGACCTCGACGTGCTGGTGGCCACCACCGTGGTCGAGGTGGGGGTGGACGTACCCAACGCCACCGTGATGATCGTGTTGGACGCCGACCGGTTCGGTGCGTCCCAGCTGCACCAACTGCGCGGTCGGGTTGGCCGGGGCTCGGCGGCGGGGCTCTGCCTGCTGGTCACCGAGGCGACCGAGGGCAGCTCAGCCCGGGAGCGGTTGGACGCGGTGGCTTCCACGACGGACGGTTTCAAGCTCGCCGAGCTCGACCTGGAACAGCGTCGGGAGGGCGACGTGCTGGGCGCGACCCAGTCCGGCCGCCGCTCGCACCTGCGGCTGCTGTCGCTGCTGCGCGACGCGGACCTGATCCGTGACGCCCGTGCCGAGGCGATCACCCTCGTCGAGGAGGATTCGACCCTGGCCCGCCACCCTGCGCTGGCCGCCTCGGTGGCAGCCCTGGTCGACGCCGATCGTGCCGAGTACCTGGAGAAGGGGTAA
- a CDS encoding LPXTG cell wall anchor domain-containing protein has product MKRLQPLFRRATAVAAGTLLGLSGVAILAAPASAHHSEIKVQAKCDTATGEWVVDWTINNYAPRKVKKYKFVEVSAKTFVGEKATDVTIPGIAVTADDSYPHATDQPLTATQRLDSKVTKASLAVRAAWDNGFEEEDLRTGVIELSGTCAKDEPPTPTTPKPTASVTADCEGTVAVKLENAEDATAPAEFLITGTDGFSETATVEPGKSTSVTVPAKNADSIKVVVDGIEEPLFDGEPALAENCVEPGEPAGAYQSTCDELIFEISNPEDGETVTVTFTPNKGETKTLTVKPGTSGTVSFPAEEGLTVTPSAEGLEDAEPIAWEQPADCAPGGGGGDEDEPTLPLTGAATGGIIAGAAVLLAAGAVLFVVTRRRKLRFTA; this is encoded by the coding sequence GTGAAACGTCTCCAGCCCTTGTTCCGGCGCGCCACGGCCGTCGCCGCCGGAACGCTGCTCGGCCTCAGCGGCGTCGCCATCCTCGCCGCCCCCGCCAGCGCCCACCACAGCGAGATCAAGGTCCAGGCCAAGTGTGACACCGCCACCGGCGAGTGGGTGGTCGACTGGACGATCAACAACTACGCGCCACGCAAGGTCAAGAAGTACAAGTTCGTCGAGGTCTCCGCCAAGACGTTCGTCGGGGAGAAGGCCACCGACGTGACCATCCCCGGGATCGCTGTCACCGCCGACGACAGCTACCCCCACGCCACCGATCAGCCGCTGACGGCGACGCAGCGCCTCGACAGCAAGGTCACCAAGGCCTCGCTCGCTGTGCGGGCCGCCTGGGACAACGGCTTCGAGGAGGAGGACCTCCGCACGGGCGTGATCGAGTTGAGCGGCACCTGCGCCAAGGACGAGCCGCCGACGCCGACGACCCCCAAGCCGACGGCCAGTGTCACGGCCGACTGCGAGGGCACCGTCGCAGTGAAGCTCGAGAACGCCGAGGACGCCACCGCCCCGGCGGAGTTCCTCATCACCGGTACGGACGGCTTCAGCGAGACGGCCACCGTCGAGCCCGGCAAGAGCACGTCGGTCACGGTGCCGGCGAAGAACGCCGACAGCATCAAGGTGGTTGTCGACGGCATCGAAGAGCCGCTCTTCGACGGCGAGCCCGCGCTGGCTGAGAACTGCGTCGAGCCGGGCGAGCCGGCCGGTGCCTACCAGTCCACCTGCGATGAGCTGATCTTCGAGATCAGCAACCCTGAGGACGGCGAGACCGTCACGGTCACCTTCACCCCGAACAAGGGTGAGACGAAGACGCTGACGGTCAAGCCGGGCACGAGCGGCACGGTGTCGTTCCCGGCGGAGGAGGGACTGACCGTTACGCCGAGCGCGGAGGGCCTCGAGGACGCCGAGCCGATCGCCTGGGAGCAGCCAGCGGACTGCGCTCCCGGTGGAGGCGGCGGCGACGAGGACGAGCCGACGCTGCCCCTGACCGGTGCCGCGACCGGCGGGATCATCGCCGGTGCGGCCGTGCTGCTGGCCGCCGGCGCGGTCCTGTTCGTGGTGACCCGCCGCCGGAAGCTCCGCTTCACCGCCTAA
- the rsmD gene encoding 16S rRNA (guanine(966)-N(2))-methyltransferase RsmD: protein MTRIVAGALGGRRIAAPPGAGTRPTSDRVREALFSAVQTEVDLDGVRFADLYAGSGAVGLEALSRGAAHVLLVESDPRAARVIRENVAALRAGPGVRLVTGKVTTVLAAGPDGDPYDVIFADPPYAVSDAEVSAMLGVLVDHGWLAPDALVVVERSSRTGAVEWVRGVTGERSRRYGETTLWYGRRS, encoded by the coding sequence GTGACCCGGATCGTGGCCGGCGCCCTGGGCGGGCGACGGATCGCCGCGCCGCCCGGCGCCGGCACCCGGCCCACCTCCGACCGGGTCCGCGAGGCGCTGTTCAGCGCGGTGCAGACGGAGGTGGACCTCGACGGCGTACGCTTCGCCGACCTGTACGCCGGCTCCGGAGCGGTGGGGCTGGAGGCGCTGTCCCGGGGGGCCGCGCACGTGCTGCTGGTCGAGTCCGACCCGCGCGCGGCGCGGGTGATCCGAGAGAACGTGGCCGCCCTGCGAGCCGGGCCGGGCGTCCGGCTGGTGACCGGCAAGGTCACCACCGTGCTCGCCGCCGGGCCGGACGGCGACCCGTATGACGTGATCTTCGCCGACCCCCCGTACGCGGTGTCCGACGCGGAGGTGTCCGCGATGCTCGGCGTGTTGGTGGACCACGGATGGCTCGCCCCGGACGCGCTGGTTGTGGTGGAGCGTTCCAGTCGTACCGGCGCGGTCGAGTGGGTGCGGGGCGTCACCGGTGAGCGTAGTCGCCGCTACGGCGAAACCACCCTTTGGTACGGTCGCCGATCATGA
- the coaD gene encoding pantetheine-phosphate adenylyltransferase, with protein sequence MRRAVCPGSFDPVTNGHLDIIGRASRLFDEVIVGVLINQSKTGLFTVVERIDMLRDVTKSYDNVRVASFRGLLVDFCRAQRASVLIKGLRAVSDFDYELQMAQMNIGLAGVETLFMPTNPLYSFLSSSLVKDVAKWGGDISPHVPDVVREALSTRLTPPPPTPDT encoded by the coding sequence ATGAGACGTGCGGTGTGTCCCGGATCGTTCGACCCGGTGACCAACGGTCACCTCGACATCATCGGCCGAGCCAGCCGGCTCTTCGACGAGGTGATCGTCGGCGTGCTGATCAACCAGTCGAAGACCGGCCTGTTCACCGTCGTGGAGCGGATCGACATGCTCCGCGACGTGACCAAGTCGTACGACAACGTGCGGGTGGCGTCGTTCCGCGGCCTGTTGGTGGACTTCTGCCGGGCGCAGCGGGCGAGCGTGCTGATCAAGGGTCTGCGGGCGGTCAGCGACTTCGACTACGAGTTGCAGATGGCCCAGATGAATATCGGCCTGGCCGGCGTCGAGACCCTCTTCATGCCGACCAACCCGCTCTACTCCTTCCTCTCCTCCAGCCTCGTCAAGGACGTGGCGAAGTGGGGCGGCGACATCTCCCCCCACGTCCCCGACGTCGTCCGCGAGGCCCTCTCAACCCGTCTGACTCCCCCACCCCCCACCCCTGACACGTGA
- a CDS encoding YceD family protein, translating to MPKHTPSPLDPRSPLVLDTRELPRRPGALRAVKRVVPAPADLGVELIGVPEGADLDLDLRLESVSEGVLVSGTVTGPVKGECGRCLREIDDTVAVGIQELYAYENSTTDSTTDEDEVGRMQGDLIDLEPVLRDAVVLALPTNPLCREDCPGLCPDCGVPWDELPADHSHQQVDPRWAALSQLTRKEE from the coding sequence ATGCCCAAACACACGCCTTCGCCACTCGACCCCAGGTCGCCGCTGGTCCTCGACACGAGGGAGCTGCCGCGCCGACCTGGTGCGTTGCGTGCGGTCAAGCGGGTGGTGCCGGCACCGGCGGACCTCGGCGTGGAGTTGATCGGCGTGCCGGAGGGCGCGGACCTCGACCTCGACCTGAGGCTGGAGTCGGTGTCCGAGGGCGTACTCGTCTCCGGGACCGTCACCGGTCCCGTCAAGGGCGAGTGCGGCCGCTGCCTGCGCGAGATCGACGACACCGTGGCCGTGGGGATCCAGGAGCTGTACGCGTACGAGAACAGCACCACGGATTCCACGACCGACGAGGACGAGGTGGGCCGGATGCAGGGCGATCTGATCGACCTGGAGCCGGTGCTGCGGGACGCGGTGGTGCTCGCGCTGCCGACGAACCCGCTCTGCCGGGAGGACTGTCCAGGCCTGTGCCCCGACTGCGGGGTGCCCTGGGACGAACTGCCGGCCGACCACAGCCACCAGCAGGTCGACCCGCGTTGGGCGGCCCTGTCGCAACTGACCCGTAAAGAGGAGTAA
- the rpmF gene encoding 50S ribosomal protein L32, which translates to MAVPKRKMSRSNTRSRRAQWKTAAVATVPCPQCKSAKLPHAACSVCGTYKGRQVLEV; encoded by the coding sequence GTGGCCGTCCCCAAGCGCAAGATGTCGCGCAGCAACACCCGGTCCCGCCGGGCGCAGTGGAAGACCGCGGCGGTCGCGACCGTGCCCTGTCCGCAGTGCAAGTCCGCGAAGTTGCCGCACGCCGCCTGCTCCGTCTGCGGCACCTACAAGGGCCGTCAGGTTCTCGAGGTCTGA
- a CDS encoding phosphate acyltransferase PlsX, protein MEPGTVRIAVDLLGGDAAPAVVVDGALRAVRADPDLHLLLVGPAEAAGELIGALDPAQRARVAVRPVDAAVGMGDHPAAARADSTVRAAVHAIREGTADALVSAGSTGATVTAAALGLGRWPDIRQPALVATLPAVDGPVVLLDVGGSLEPRPATLARHAALGAAYAAVAHAVGSPRVGLLSVGTEAGKGDRVRGLADSALAAALLPGAGRYVGLVEGYDVSFGTRAEVVVTDGFTGNVLLKAIEGAYALAGGPPPGGGAPRAAALLGVAGTVVVCHGAARGDDLSAGIALAAHLWRRRAADQVRALLAGADAGDHAHRTDRTTDTEVRTS, encoded by the coding sequence GTGGAGCCGGGCACCGTGCGGATCGCCGTTGACCTCCTCGGCGGGGACGCAGCTCCCGCCGTCGTGGTTGACGGCGCTCTGCGGGCCGTGCGTGCCGACCCCGATCTGCACCTGCTGCTCGTCGGCCCGGCCGAGGCCGCCGGCGAGTTGATCGGCGCCCTCGACCCGGCGCAGCGCGCCCGGGTCGCCGTCCGCCCGGTCGACGCCGCGGTCGGCATGGGCGACCACCCCGCCGCGGCCCGCGCGGACAGCACGGTCCGCGCCGCCGTGCACGCCATCCGCGAGGGGACCGCGGACGCGCTGGTCTCCGCCGGCTCGACCGGCGCCACCGTCACGGCCGCCGCGCTCGGCCTCGGTCGCTGGCCGGACATCCGCCAGCCGGCCCTGGTGGCCACCCTCCCGGCCGTCGACGGCCCGGTGGTCCTGCTGGACGTCGGCGGTTCGCTGGAGCCCCGTCCGGCCACCCTCGCCCGCCATGCCGCGCTCGGCGCCGCCTACGCCGCCGTCGCGCACGCCGTCGGGTCCCCCCGCGTCGGACTACTCTCCGTGGGCACCGAGGCGGGCAAGGGCGACCGCGTCCGTGGCCTGGCCGATTCGGCGCTCGCCGCCGCGCTACTGCCGGGCGCCGGTCGCTACGTCGGCCTCGTCGAGGGGTACGACGTCTCGTTCGGGACGCGCGCCGAAGTGGTGGTCACCGACGGTTTCACCGGTAACGTGCTGCTCAAGGCGATCGAGGGCGCGTACGCGCTGGCCGGTGGTCCCCCGCCCGGCGGCGGCGCCCCCCGGGCGGCCGCTCTGCTCGGCGTCGCCGGCACCGTGGTGGTGTGCCACGGTGCCGCCCGGGGCGACGACCTCTCCGCCGGTATAGCGCTGGCTGCCCATCTGTGGCGGCGCCGCGCCGCCGACCAGGTCCGCGCGCTGCTGGCCGGCGCCGACGCAGGAGACCACGCGCACCGCACCGACCGCACCACCGACACCGAGGTACGCACATCATGA